Within the Novosphingobium pentaromativorans US6-1 genome, the region TCGTCGAGGCATCGGGCGACGCGGTGTTCAGCGGCGGGCCCGACGGGACGATCACCAGCTGGAACCCTGCGGCCGAGCGGATCTTCGGTTATTCCTCCGCCGAGGCTATAGGCACCCGCGCCCATGACCTGCTGCGTGCCGTCGATGTCGAAAACGCAGTCGAGCAACGCGGTGTTCTGGCCGTTGCATTGCAGGACGGTAGCGTGGGCGAGCATGAGATTACCCTCTTGGCGCGGGACGGGCGGCAGATGACGCTGTCGATGGTCGCCTTCGGCCTGCCGGATGCGGAAGGAACGATCCAGCAGTTCGGCGCGATCTGCCGGGACGTCACCGAGAAGCGCAGACAGGAGGCGCAGATGCGCGCCCAGTTCGAAATGCTCAAGATCCGCGACCGGCAGATGCGGCAGCTGACGGCGCGTCTCAATACCGTGCGCGAGGAAGAGCAGAAACGCATCGCCCGCGAAGTGCACGACGAACTCGGTCAATTGCTGACTGCCTTGAAAATGGACGTCTGGTGGATGAACCGCAAGCTCGAAGCGGGTACGCCGCTGGCGGACATCCTCGTGCCCAAACTCAACGATGCCAGCGAGCTGATCGAAGCGACCATCGAGACAGTCCGGCGCATCGCCGCGGAGTTGCGGCCCAGCGCCCTCGATGTCCTGGGTCTGGCTGCCGCCGTCGAAGATGAAGCGCGCCGCTTCGAGATGCGCACCGGCCTGTCTGCGGTGTGCCGTGTCGACGAAAGCGATCTGCCTCCGCCGGAGATCGCTACGGCCTTCTTCCGGGTGCTGCAGGAAATGCTCACGAACATTATTCGCCACGCTCAGGCCAGCTGTATCCGGATCGATTTCACGACCACGCAGGAAGACTGGCGCTTGTCGGTGAGTGACGATGGCAAGGGCTTTGCCGAGATTCCCAAAGAGGGCGCCTCGCTCGGCCTGCTGGGCATGCGCGAAAGAGTCGAACTGTTCGGCGGTTCCATTCGCATTGCGCCCAATTCCCCGACCGGGGCGGTCGTGAGCGCAAGGGTGCCGAAATGAGGGAGATGGCAATCGGCAAAATCCTCGTGGCGGACGATCACGCCATCACCCGGTGCGGGCTGCTCTCGATGGTGCACGAGATCTTCGGCGATGTGGAAGTGGCGGAGGCCGGGGACTCGCAGTCCGTCGTCGAAAATGTCGCGCAAGGGGACTGGGACCTCATCCTGCTCGACATGATGATGCCGGGCGGCATGGACATTCTCGAGGTCCTCGGGCGGATCAGGAAGGTCAATGCCGAAGTTCCCATCCTTGTCATCACTGCCGAGGGGGAGGCCTCGTTTGCAGTGCGATCGATCAAGGCGGGCGCCAACGGCCTGATCAACAAGCATCTGCCGCCTGACGAACTGGTGAGGGCGATAGAGAAAGTCGCGCAAGGCGGTACCTACCTGCATGCCGATGTCGCCGCGGCTATCGCCCGTTGCATCCGCGACGACGAACCGCTTCCGCACGAAAGGCTTTCCGAGAGGGAACTGGAAATCCTCAAGGGGCTGGCGATGGGGCGTGCGGTCAAGGAAGTCGCGGCCGACCTTGCCATCAGCGACAAGACCGTCGCCACCTACATCGCCCGGATCCGGCAGAAGACCGGTCTGGCAAATGCGGTGGAAATGGCGCGATACGCAATGCAGCACGATCTGGTGAACTAACGCGGGCATTCAGGGCCGCGATGCGCCTTGCCTCAGATCCGCCCGCAATTTGCTGGCGCCTGTGTAGTCAAATTTCTGACGTCGGCTGGCGAACGTTCCGACAAGACCTTGCAGCGCAAATCCCTATTCTGGGCCCATGGTCACCGAGGCAATTCACGGGGGGCAGTGTGGGGGCCTTGTCAAAAGCCAGGGGGGCGTTGGCAAGGTACAGGCGCGGGCCAGCATGGGGGCGGCCCGAATGGGGAAGCGACGCTGCGTGCTTATTGCGGACGATGCACGCAGCGTCGCTATCCGGCTGGCGGATCTCGTGGGGGAAACGGGGCAGTTCGAGGTCGTCGGTCCGGTTTTCGATGGATTGGAGGCAAAGAGGAGCTTTGAGGCCAAGCGACCGGACGCGGTCATCCTGGATTTTGCCATGCCGCTTCTTTCGGGGTTGGAAGTGGTTCAGGCGATCCGCAAGGTCAGCAGCACCTGTTTCATCATCGTGCTGACGAACCAGCCGGACGCTTCGCTCAGGCGGAGCTGCCTGATGGCGGGAGCCGATAAGTACCTTCACAAGTCGCATGATTTCGAAGCGGTGCCCGGCATTCTTGCCAGCCACTTCGAGCGCATTCCCTGAGCCGCAAGCATCAGGGGGAGATCTGGGCGGGGCTCGGCGCTGGGGGGTGTCCGGCCCCGCTCAAACCGAAAAGGGTTTACGCAAGCAGAAGCCTTTCGGGTCGCACCAACCGCACAATGCGGGTAGAGAACAGGCATAGCGCCTGTATGGCCTCTCGGCATTGCCGGGAGGCCACGTCTTTATGGGGCGGTGCGTTGCGGCGCTGCGAAGCGGATGATCGGATCGCCCGGCGACCACGGCTTCACCCGCAGCATGATCGCCTTGAACAGATCGCTTTCGAGGTGGGCTTCCAGCCACGGTTTGAGGTGTCGCAGCGGCAAGGTATCGAACCAGGTCCTGTCGACGGCCGCGAACTGGCGTATGAACGGCATGATCGCCATGTCGGCCAGTCCGCGTTTTGCGCCGCAGAGCTGGCCTTTCCCGGCAAGGCGCGCGTCCAGGTCGAGCAGCACCTCCAGGCCGGCCTCGCGGTGGGCAAGGGCATCGGAGCCATGGCGCTCAGGGTACTTGTAGCGGTCAAGGTCGTGCTTGAATGTACTGTCGTTGCGGGCGATCAGGTCCGGGGCATCGCGCTCCAGCCAGCCCTCGGGATCGTTCTGAGCAAGCGATCGGCGCATGATGTCGATGCTCTCGTCGATGACTTCGCCTTCGGCGGTGACGAGTACGGGCACCGTTCCCTTCGGCGAGGCGGCCAGCATCGCCCCGGGCTTGGCCGACAGCTTCACCTCTCGCAGTTCGCAGGCGGTGCCACTCACCATCAGCGCCAGCCTTGCGCGCATCGCGTAGGGGCACCGGCGGAAACTGTAGAGGATCGGATCAGGCGCCGCGGTCATTGCGCTGTTCGGCCTGTACCTGTTCGAACCGGGCGCCGACATGGGCCTCGCCCCGGGCAGCGGCCAGCGCTTCCTGGCGGTGTCGTTCGCGATAGGATTCGCGCTGCTCTTCTGTGCGCTCGCCATGGCAGGCCGGACAGCTCACTCCCTCTTCGTACATCGGTGAGGTGGCACCTTCCGCACTGACCGGACGGCGGCAGGCGTGGCACAGCGAATAGGAGCCTTCGACCAGCCCATGGCCGATGGTCACCCGCTGGTCGAATACGAAGCACTCGCCGCGCCAGAGGCTTTCCTCTTCGGGCACTGTCTCGAGGTATTTCAGGATGCCGCCCTTGAGGTGGTAGACGTCCTCGATGCCCTCCTGTTTGAGGAACGCCGTCGACTTTTCGCAGCGAATACCGCCGGTGCAGAACATCGCGACCCTGGGCGGCTTGCCGCTGCCCAGCAGGCGTTCGCGTTCCTGCCGGAACCACTCGGGAAAATCGCGGAAGCTGGGCGTTCTGGGATCGATTGCGCCTTCGAATGTGCCGACGGCCACTTCGTAGTCGTTGCGGGTATCGATCACGATGGTCCGGGGATCGGAAATCAGCGCGTTCCAGTCCTGCGCCTCGACATAAGTGCCAACGCTCGCGCGCGGGTCGATGTCCGGCTGGCCCATCGTCACGATTTCGCGCTTGAGGCGCACTTTCATGCGATGGAAGGGCATGACCGACGCGCTAGAGAGCTTCACATCGAGATCCGCGCAGTCAGGAAGGGCGCGAATATGCGCCAGCACTGTGTCGATGCCTTCCGGCGTTCCCGCAATGGTACCGTTGATGCCCTCGGCTGCCAGCAGCAGGGTGCCGCGAATACCCTGCTTCCGGCAGAGCCGGTCGAGCGGCTCGCGCAGGCTGGCGAAGTCCTCGAAGCGAGCGAAGCGATAAAGCGCAGCTACGCGCAGCGGCGCGTCGATGTCACGGCAGTGTGTGTCCATGGCAGGCCCATAGCGCCATGCGGCGGCCGCGTCAGCAGCCCAGCGCGAGATCGCCACCATATGAAGGACCGCCCGGCGACAATTTTGCTTGCGACCGGCCGAGCCTGCGGACGATCCGGAAGCTCCGTTTAAGTGCGTCGACCGGAATAGTGGACATCACGGGCAGGGGGCAGCGCTTCATTTGCGCGCGCCAGTTTCAGTCATCCAAGTGGCCTTTGAGTCACCCTTGAAGCTGCCGATCGTTTGGCAAATGCTCCGCGGCGCCGCGGCACAACAGATCGATAATTCCTGTGACATGATACAAGGAAAGCGCGCTACGGTCGGATTCCAGTTTGAGGTAAGTTCGCTACGCTAACACAAGAAGACGCTTGCCCTCTTTGAGTTGTATGCCGATACCTGCTTTGTCACTTCTCTCAATTCAGTGGTGAGAATTTGTGCACGGCCCGGTCCGCCAACCCTTGAGAAAGACGACGGAGGAGCACTCCGTTTCTTCTTTAGCCGACGCGCCCCCTCGCAAATACGATTACCGCAAAAGCGCACGGGCAGCCATTGCCGACCTCGGCAATGATGCGAGGTTCAGTGTGCCGCTTGGGGTGATCGGTCCGTTTTCACAATGGCTGGGGTGGCCGGACTGGCTGCGTGAGGGCACTTCGATACCGGGTTGCGGCAAACTGCCACAGCGAATTTCGATGGCTGACGACATCACGATTACCGCCAACTTCCTTGAACGTGGGCATGGCCCTGAGCTGATAAGGAAAACTCTGCAGACAAATCGACTGATAACCGGACCGACGGCTTCGATCATCATCAGGAATGCACCCACCCTTGAACAAGCGTTGATTCATCTGACCTCATTGATCGAAGCCACAAACATGAACGTCTCGCTTCAATTCGCTGCGACGGTTCGGCGGGCTGAGGTTAATGTCGTGCAGAAATTGCCCCTCGGTCCGATGCTGGATTTCGTGGCAGCCATCAGGCTCATCCTCGTGA harbors:
- a CDS encoding response regulator; its protein translation is MAIGKILVADDHAITRCGLLSMVHEIFGDVEVAEAGDSQSVVENVAQGDWDLILLDMMMPGGMDILEVLGRIRKVNAEVPILVITAEGEASFAVRSIKAGANGLINKHLPPDELVRAIEKVAQGGTYLHADVAAAIARCIRDDEPLPHERLSERELEILKGLAMGRAVKEVAADLAISDKTVATYIARIRQKTGLANAVEMARYAMQHDLVN
- a CDS encoding glutathione S-transferase gives rise to the protein MTAAPDPILYSFRRCPYAMRARLALMVSGTACELREVKLSAKPGAMLAASPKGTVPVLVTAEGEVIDESIDIMRRSLAQNDPEGWLERDAPDLIARNDSTFKHDLDRYKYPERHGSDALAHREAGLEVLLDLDARLAGKGQLCGAKRGLADMAIMPFIRQFAAVDRTWFDTLPLRHLKPWLEAHLESDLFKAIMLRVKPWSPGDPIIRFAAPQRTAP
- a CDS encoding response regulator; the protein is MNGLLAGDRDNGPRGHQVEDIGPILLVEDNPGDADFIEEILADQRSQLIHAASLSRASEILRDIAVNAILLDLGLPDGNGIECVHAIRSVASDAPIVVLTGLDEERLALQCLEAGAQDYIPKSDLKGTSLARAIRYAAARTREASERSRAEQLRALLAGIVEASGDAVFSGGPDGTITSWNPAAERIFGYSSAEAIGTRAHDLLRAVDVENAVEQRGVLAVALQDGSVGEHEITLLARDGRQMTLSMVAFGLPDAEGTIQQFGAICRDVTEKRRQEAQMRAQFEMLKIRDRQMRQLTARLNTVREEEQKRIAREVHDELGQLLTALKMDVWWMNRKLEAGTPLADILVPKLNDASELIEATIETVRRIAAELRPSALDVLGLAAAVEDEARRFEMRTGLSAVCRVDESDLPPPEIATAFFRVLQEMLTNIIRHAQASCIRIDFTTTQEDWRLSVSDDGKGFAEIPKEGASLGLLGMRERVELFGGSIRIAPNSPTGAVVSARVPK
- a CDS encoding rhodanese-related sulfurtransferase: MDTHCRDIDAPLRVAALYRFARFEDFASLREPLDRLCRKQGIRGTLLLAAEGINGTIAGTPEGIDTVLAHIRALPDCADLDVKLSSASVMPFHRMKVRLKREIVTMGQPDIDPRASVGTYVEAQDWNALISDPRTIVIDTRNDYEVAVGTFEGAIDPRTPSFRDFPEWFRQERERLLGSGKPPRVAMFCTGGIRCEKSTAFLKQEGIEDVYHLKGGILKYLETVPEEESLWRGECFVFDQRVTIGHGLVEGSYSLCHACRRPVSAEGATSPMYEEGVSCPACHGERTEEQRESYRERHRQEALAAARGEAHVGARFEQVQAEQRNDRGA
- a CDS encoding response regulator, with amino-acid sequence MVTEAIHGGQCGGLVKSQGGVGKVQARASMGAARMGKRRCVLIADDARSVAIRLADLVGETGQFEVVGPVFDGLEAKRSFEAKRPDAVILDFAMPLLSGLEVVQAIRKVSSTCFIIVLTNQPDASLRRSCLMAGADKYLHKSHDFEAVPGILASHFERIP